From a region of the Bermanella marisrubri genome:
- the ung gene encoding uracil-DNA glycosylase produces the protein MANKITDKLEGQWKQHFDLEMSQDYMAQLRGFLKEEIAQEQIVYPPKELWFNAFQLTPFEDIKAVIVGQDPYHGEGQAHGLSFSVPDGIKIPPSLRNIYKELNRDLGLSIPKTGNLESWAKQGVLLLNASLTVRAGQAGSHSKQGWQRFTNSCIQLINEHKRGVVFLAWGRFAHDVCSQVDTSKHLVLKTSHPSPLGATKSGKDFTAFMGSGCFSEANRYLLEQGQKPINWQIQDLE, from the coding sequence ATGGCGAATAAAATTACGGATAAATTAGAGGGGCAATGGAAGCAACATTTCGACTTAGAAATGTCTCAAGATTATATGGCTCAGTTACGAGGGTTTCTGAAAGAAGAAATCGCTCAAGAGCAAATTGTTTATCCACCCAAAGAGCTCTGGTTCAACGCGTTTCAGTTGACGCCATTTGAGGATATCAAAGCTGTGATTGTGGGGCAGGATCCTTATCACGGTGAAGGCCAAGCTCACGGTTTGAGCTTTAGTGTGCCTGACGGAATAAAAATTCCTCCGTCTTTACGCAACATTTATAAAGAACTAAACCGTGACCTGGGTCTTTCCATCCCCAAGACCGGAAACCTTGAAAGCTGGGCAAAGCAAGGCGTCCTGCTACTCAATGCTTCTCTGACGGTTCGCGCTGGACAAGCAGGTAGCCATAGCAAGCAAGGCTGGCAACGCTTTACTAACTCTTGTATCCAGCTCATTAATGAGCACAAGCGGGGTGTGGTGTTTTTAGCTTGGGGTCGCTTTGCTCACGATGTATGTTCACAAGTGGATACTAGTAAACATTTGGTGTTAAAAACCAGTCATCCCAGTCCGCTGGGAGCGACAAAAAGTGGCAAGGACTTTACTGCATTTATGGGATCAGGCTGCTTCTCTGAAGCCAATCGTTATTTATTAGAGCAAGGACAAAAGCCTATCAACTGGCAGATTCAAGATTTGGAGTGA
- a CDS encoding YkgJ family cysteine cluster protein, whose amino-acid sequence MTVNIIETKDLSDVEITPENKCDFCSAKCCQYITQELDTPRSMHEFDILLWQIAHEDVHIFKDGNGWYLLAMTKCSQLLPDNRCGIYETRPLICREHSNNACEFDVPIDEGCDLYFQTYEEFDAYCRKRFKTWDKRIEKFEAERAKQK is encoded by the coding sequence ATGACCGTCAATATTATTGAAACCAAAGACCTCTCTGATGTAGAAATCACCCCAGAGAACAAGTGCGATTTTTGCTCGGCTAAATGCTGTCAGTATATTACTCAGGAATTAGATACTCCTCGCTCCATGCACGAATTCGATATATTGTTGTGGCAAATTGCCCATGAAGATGTGCATATTTTTAAGGATGGCAATGGCTGGTATTTGCTTGCTATGACCAAGTGCAGCCAATTATTACCAGACAATCGCTGCGGTATCTACGAAACACGCCCACTAATCTGCCGCGAACACAGCAACAATGCTTGTGAGTTCGATGTACCTATCGATGAAGGTTGTGACTTATATTTTCAAACTTATGAAGAATTCGATGCTTATTGTCGTAAACGCTTTAAAACCTGGGATAAGCGTATAGAAAAGTTTGAGGCAGAGCGTGCCAAGCAAAAGTAA
- a CDS encoding ExbD/TolR family protein, whose protein sequence is MRRGFQNLTPEAEEGEIDITPMLDVVFIMLIFFIVTASFVKESGIEVNRPDANTSSAKPRANILIAINEGGEIWINKRKVEESQVRANIERLHAENPQGTVVVQADEEARTKTLVAVMDAARAAGVYDVSLATEEP, encoded by the coding sequence ATGAGACGCGGATTTCAAAATCTGACGCCAGAAGCAGAAGAAGGTGAGATCGATATTACGCCAATGTTGGACGTAGTATTCATCATGTTGATCTTCTTTATCGTGACTGCATCGTTTGTTAAGGAATCAGGTATCGAGGTTAATCGTCCAGATGCGAACACTTCGTCGGCGAAACCTCGTGCTAACATTTTGATCGCCATTAATGAAGGTGGTGAGATCTGGATCAACAAGCGTAAGGTTGAAGAAAGCCAAGTACGAGCGAATATTGAACGTCTTCATGCGGAAAACCCACAAGGTACCGTTGTCGTTCAAGCGGACGAAGAAGCTCGCACGAAGACGCTAGTTGCTGTAATGGACGCCGCACGAGCTGCTGGTGTCTATGACGTATCGTTGGCCACTGAGGAGCCGTGA
- a CDS encoding MotA/TolQ/ExbB proton channel family protein — protein sequence MFYNAYEQVYLFTERGGDVVLAILGLIFLLWLFILERVAYFTLNHKDLVAKAVEEWEARKERTSWQAHQIRLDLVASVEMALETNTRTIKMLVGLCPLFGLLGTVTGMIEVFDVMAFIGNGSPRAMASGISKATIPTMAGMVGALTGLFAQSLIQRHIQRQKSNIEDKLTFDH from the coding sequence ATGTTTTATAACGCGTACGAGCAGGTTTACTTATTTACTGAGCGGGGTGGGGACGTTGTCCTTGCCATCCTCGGCCTGATATTTCTGCTTTGGCTATTTATTTTAGAGCGCGTTGCCTACTTTACTTTGAATCACAAAGACTTGGTTGCGAAAGCCGTTGAAGAATGGGAGGCGCGAAAAGAGCGCACCAGCTGGCAGGCTCATCAGATTCGTCTAGATTTGGTGGCATCAGTGGAAATGGCTTTAGAAACCAATACGCGAACCATAAAAATGTTGGTAGGACTCTGTCCCCTGTTTGGTTTGCTAGGTACGGTAACGGGCATGATTGAGGTATTCGATGTAATGGCATTTATAGGTAACGGCAGCCCACGAGCAATGGCTTCCGGTATTTCTAAGGCCACTATTCCAACCATGGCAGGTATGGTTGGTGCGTTGACTGGATTGTTTGCACAGTCATTGATTCAACGACATATTCAACGCCAAAAATCGAACATCGAAGACAAATTAACATTTGATCACTAA
- a CDS encoding MotA/TolQ/ExbB proton channel family protein, with amino-acid sequence MKLRNLFSIGVVAFALALPVQAEEKSQSGLDMDKLLNLVKEGQARDNREFQTRMKRFNAAKSQQERLLAMAKDERTRLEQESAQKEKQFGENEEQISAAQERLTNRLGALKEMFGVLQQVAGDTKGVFEGSVVSSQVEGREAFLSNLIKVAGSSSELPSIENLEQLWFEMQREMTLTGDIAQYTTDVVLPSGETVSKSVTRVGGFNVVADGNYLVWDLEAKKLVELDVQPGSRYNGPASELENTSSDLNGFWIDPSRGQLLKIMGQTAGLTERIQQGGVVGYIILALAVIGILLALVRMVMLSAEAKRIKKQMNDETPSDNNALGRVMSVYQANQDADTETLELHLGEAISNEVPRLTAGVNWIKIISVVAPLLGLLGTVTGMIDVFETMSLFGTGDPKLMAGGISQALVTTVLGLVAAIPCVFLHTMTNNKSRDLIQILQERATGILARKAEEQYQAKAA; translated from the coding sequence ATGAAACTACGTAATCTTTTTTCAATTGGTGTTGTTGCCTTTGCATTGGCGCTGCCTGTTCAAGCTGAAGAAAAATCTCAATCAGGTTTGGACATGGATAAGCTTTTAAACCTTGTTAAAGAAGGTCAAGCCCGCGACAACCGTGAATTCCAAACACGTATGAAGCGTTTTAATGCTGCTAAAAGTCAGCAGGAACGTTTACTCGCCATGGCGAAAGATGAACGCACACGCTTGGAACAAGAAAGCGCTCAAAAAGAAAAGCAGTTTGGTGAAAACGAAGAGCAAATTTCAGCAGCGCAAGAGCGCTTAACCAATCGTTTAGGCGCTTTAAAAGAAATGTTCGGTGTGCTCCAGCAAGTAGCGGGAGATACCAAAGGCGTTTTCGAAGGCTCTGTAGTTAGCTCACAAGTTGAAGGGCGTGAAGCCTTCCTTAGCAATCTAATCAAAGTTGCAGGTTCTTCTTCTGAATTGCCAAGCATTGAGAATCTCGAACAGCTTTGGTTTGAAATGCAGCGTGAAATGACCTTAACAGGTGATATCGCGCAATATACAACGGATGTTGTCTTACCAAGTGGTGAAACAGTTTCTAAATCGGTTACGCGCGTTGGTGGCTTCAACGTGGTTGCAGATGGCAACTACCTAGTTTGGGATTTAGAGGCGAAGAAGTTAGTTGAACTTGATGTACAACCAGGCTCTCGCTATAACGGGCCAGCATCTGAATTAGAAAATACCTCCTCTGATCTAAACGGTTTTTGGATAGATCCAAGTCGTGGCCAGCTATTAAAAATCATGGGACAAACTGCGGGCCTAACGGAACGCATCCAGCAAGGTGGTGTAGTTGGTTACATCATTCTAGCCTTAGCCGTTATTGGTATTCTGTTGGCGCTTGTTCGAATGGTTATGCTTTCGGCAGAAGCGAAACGCATTAAGAAGCAAATGAATGATGAAACTCCTTCAGACAACAATGCATTGGGCCGCGTGATGAGCGTATACCAAGCGAATCAAGATGCAGATACAGAAACCTTAGAGCTTCATCTTGGCGAAGCGATTTCAAACGAAGTTCCTCGCTTAACTGCGGGTGTTAACTGGATCAAGATCATTTCTGTTGTTGCACCTCTTTTAGGTCTACTCGGTACCGTAACCGGTATGATTGATGTGTTCGAAACCATGTCATTGTTTGGTACCGGTGATCCTAAGCTAATGGCTGGTGGTATTTCTCAAGCATTGGTTACTACGGTACTGGGTCTTGTTGCAGCGATTCCGTGTGTATTCCTACACACTATGACGAATAACAAGAGTCGCGACTTGATTCAAATTCTTCAGGAGCGTGCGACAGGTATCTTGGCACGTAAAGCAGAAGAGCAATATCAAGCAAAGGCAGCGTAA
- a CDS encoding DUF3450 domain-containing protein — MPFNSKASSLLAGAFLTAGILNVQAADLDQAINKGVDRVGNAQQAQIKIDDIDSQTRSAEREYRGVIKEVEGLKVYIEQLNKQLAAQDKELDQIEASIRQVTLIERQITPLMLRMIDAIDQFVRADVPFLQDKRIDRVEDLKDMMGRSDVTVAEKYRKVMQAYQTEIDYGRTIESYRGEVEIDGEQREVDFLRTGRISLVYQTLDGQRLGVWNPQSKQFEELDPSYKSKVMMGIRIAREQAAPDLIKVPVAAPVAVIAEAK, encoded by the coding sequence ATGCCGTTTAATTCAAAAGCTAGCTCCCTGTTAGCAGGCGCATTTCTGACAGCGGGCATTCTCAATGTTCAAGCTGCAGACTTGGATCAAGCGATAAATAAAGGGGTTGATCGTGTTGGCAATGCTCAGCAGGCTCAAATTAAGATCGATGATATTGACAGCCAAACCCGCTCGGCTGAGCGTGAATACCGTGGCGTAATCAAAGAGGTTGAAGGCCTTAAGGTTTATATTGAGCAGCTTAATAAACAACTCGCCGCTCAGGATAAAGAGCTGGATCAGATCGAAGCCAGTATTCGTCAAGTGACGCTGATTGAACGTCAAATTACACCTTTGATGCTACGAATGATTGATGCTATTGATCAGTTTGTTCGCGCAGATGTTCCTTTCTTACAAGACAAGCGCATTGATCGAGTGGAAGATCTAAAAGACATGATGGGGCGTTCAGACGTAACAGTTGCGGAAAAATACCGCAAAGTCATGCAAGCCTATCAAACAGAGATTGACTATGGTCGCACCATTGAATCTTATCGAGGTGAGGTCGAAATTGATGGCGAACAGCGTGAAGTAGATTTTCTGCGTACGGGTCGTATCTCGTTGGTATATCAAACACTGGATGGTCAGCGTCTAGGTGTTTGGAACCCTCAAAGTAAGCAATTCGAAGAACTTGATCCATCTTATAAGAGCAAAGTGATGATGGGGATTCGTATCGCTCGTGAACAAGCAGCTCCAGATTTAATTAAAGTACCTGTTGCTGCCCCTGTTGCTGTAATTGCGGAGGCCAAATAA
- a CDS encoding energy transducer TonB — protein MLNAAPRFGIAIAVAAGVTFGVALMMQGLISSGGSVLQENDMGKLVEFVHVQQDDETRTKDRQPKKPPTPPKEPPKPEMAKPDFDRSADAMDIGGLDLGADLSVDAGLSGSGGDGEYLPIVKVAPQYPRRAAMKGIEGYVVLEFTVSKLGTVVDPQVIEADPPNIFNRAAIRAATKFKYKPKIENGEAIEVPGVRNIIRFELDDSSKRR, from the coding sequence ATGTTGAATGCAGCACCAAGATTTGGAATTGCGATTGCTGTAGCTGCAGGTGTCACCTTTGGTGTCGCGCTAATGATGCAGGGATTGATTTCCTCTGGTGGGTCTGTGCTTCAGGAAAACGACATGGGCAAGCTTGTTGAGTTTGTTCATGTGCAACAGGACGACGAGACCCGAACCAAAGATCGTCAACCTAAGAAGCCTCCCACACCACCCAAAGAGCCACCCAAACCCGAGATGGCCAAGCCTGATTTTGATCGATCTGCAGATGCCATGGATATTGGTGGTCTAGATCTGGGTGCAGACTTGAGCGTTGATGCCGGCTTGTCAGGCAGTGGCGGTGACGGTGAGTATTTACCGATTGTTAAAGTAGCACCTCAGTATCCGCGCAGAGCCGCAATGAAGGGTATTGAAGGTTACGTTGTACTGGAATTTACCGTGAGCAAATTAGGTACGGTTGTTGATCCGCAAGTAATAGAGGCAGATCCGCCGAATATCTTTAATCGAGCTGCTATTCGAGCCGCTACTAAGTTTAAGTACAAGCCCAAAATCGAAAATGGCGAAGCCATTGAAGTACCGGGTGTACGCAACATCATCCGCTTCGAGTTGGATGACAGCAGTAAGCGCAGGTAG
- a CDS encoding TonB-dependent receptor yields the protein MKRNLLAGFIAAISASGALAGEAVFYVTEQGQPVDTLSITVNGDRKLVGKNGFASFELGGGTHQVELSEFGQWAGEFEFDASAQQNAEIQVEMIGGEAVPEISVYTPGQEEAPVYGQISGYIESDETGGGVEGATITVAGAGVSVQTDGEGYYELELPRGEYNLSIEHPTYGARDISDLRVIGNYATAMNVNMSMSGDSAIEEVVAVGSYIPSTATAQQRDSSAVLNAIGSEQLARFGDSNAASALKRVAGVSLVGGQYAVVRGLQGRYISSTLNGASMPSTNPMKRDVPLDLFPSSVLKGIEIQKSYTPDLPGDTTGGAIRMTTKGLPAGYTNKLSLSVGANSQITGKDVISYDGGDTDSLGFDDGTREVPSSVASITNDGAPGALGDRCEIGCEFSFDDVSSYIGEFENNYNSKQVTAKPNVGFAYSYGDLIESTSGDFGYYGAIQYSSKWSSRENAYIDDMGGQFDYERSKYNIDLTAYLAAGMETFDGTLLNSKTILLRKSDDTTRFETGVDDEGITVDELTLQWVERQLISQQFSGSHTIGDGDQLDWRIGLSQSNRYEPDRRTYQYRNKTLAPATLERRFSELTENAIDMGADMQHEFYFNDMVSMTLKYGAMLSIKDREVDLSRYGVDKNNNVSVPNNSDLEVLLSEDNLDQNAYFLATRTTDTDSYDAQDEMFATYVSSEFDINGEYKILAGARLEDSNQELTYPNSNNADSELSATEVLPVLSGTWVANEQLQFRLGVSNTLARPGLTELSESSTYDPETDDELFGNPDLEISNITNLDLRTEYYFSEDENISVAVFSKSIDKPIEKSVPNASGSSADGFTYVNSDSADVFGVELDFRKNIFNGEDWTGFLSGNFAWVDSEVELNAQSKQLEGRDTRQLQGQSEIIGNLQLGFDQFSNAQSITLLVNYFDDRIDKVTRNVDLEMEKGRTVIDLVHSWDVSDTMTLKTKFNNITDSKVEYSQGGRIIESYEEGIEASVGIDWIF from the coding sequence ATGAAACGCAATTTGCTAGCGGGTTTCATTGCAGCGATTAGTGCCTCAGGTGCTTTAGCCGGTGAAGCGGTTTTTTATGTGACAGAGCAAGGCCAGCCTGTTGATACCTTATCTATCACAGTGAACGGTGATCGCAAGTTAGTAGGAAAAAATGGCTTCGCAAGCTTTGAGCTCGGTGGAGGCACTCATCAAGTTGAATTGAGTGAGTTTGGTCAATGGGCCGGTGAATTCGAATTTGATGCCAGCGCTCAGCAAAATGCTGAGATTCAAGTAGAAATGATCGGCGGCGAAGCGGTTCCAGAGATCAGTGTTTACACACCGGGCCAAGAAGAAGCGCCAGTATACGGACAAATCTCAGGTTATATCGAGTCTGATGAAACAGGGGGTGGCGTAGAAGGAGCGACCATCACCGTTGCCGGCGCAGGTGTCTCAGTTCAAACCGACGGCGAAGGTTATTACGAGTTAGAGCTTCCTCGTGGCGAATACAATCTTAGTATTGAGCATCCAACTTATGGTGCACGGGATATCAGCGATTTGCGTGTAATAGGTAACTATGCAACTGCTATGAATGTCAATATGAGCATGAGTGGTGACAGCGCAATAGAGGAAGTCGTTGCTGTTGGTTCTTATATTCCTTCAACAGCAACTGCGCAGCAACGTGATTCCAGTGCGGTTTTGAATGCTATTGGCTCCGAGCAACTTGCTCGTTTTGGTGATTCTAATGCGGCATCTGCGTTAAAGCGTGTGGCTGGTGTGTCATTGGTTGGTGGGCAATACGCGGTTGTGCGCGGCCTACAAGGTCGATATATCTCTTCAACATTAAATGGCGCTAGTATGCCAAGTACAAACCCTATGAAACGGGATGTTCCACTTGATCTATTTCCATCTAGTGTATTGAAAGGAATAGAAATTCAAAAAAGTTATACACCTGATCTACCCGGTGATACGACGGGTGGGGCAATTAGAATGACAACAAAAGGATTGCCAGCAGGTTATACCAATAAACTATCTTTATCGGTTGGTGCTAATTCTCAAATAACTGGTAAGGATGTCATTAGTTACGATGGAGGAGACACTGATTCTCTGGGCTTTGATGATGGTACGCGAGAAGTGCCAAGCAGTGTGGCGTCAATTACGAATGATGGCGCGCCGGGAGCTTTAGGCGATCGATGTGAAATTGGCTGTGAATTCAGTTTTGATGACGTCTCATCGTACATAGGTGAGTTTGAAAATAATTACAATAGTAAGCAGGTAACTGCAAAACCTAATGTTGGTTTCGCTTATTCATATGGTGACTTAATAGAGTCCACGTCGGGAGATTTTGGCTATTACGGTGCAATTCAATATTCAAGCAAATGGAGCTCTCGTGAAAATGCATATATTGATGATATGGGTGGCCAGTTTGATTATGAACGAAGCAAATACAATATTGATTTAACAGCTTATCTTGCTGCGGGTATGGAAACTTTTGATGGTACATTACTCAATAGTAAAACTATCCTATTGAGAAAATCCGATGATACTACTCGTTTTGAAACTGGTGTTGATGATGAAGGGATTACCGTTGATGAGTTAACACTACAATGGGTAGAAAGACAGCTTATATCTCAGCAGTTTTCAGGGTCTCACACGATTGGTGATGGTGACCAATTAGATTGGCGTATAGGTCTTTCACAATCTAACCGTTATGAGCCGGATAGAAGAACATATCAGTATCGGAACAAAACTCTTGCACCAGCAACGCTTGAGCGTCGTTTCTCTGAATTGACAGAAAACGCTATTGATATGGGCGCTGATATGCAACACGAATTTTATTTCAATGATATGGTATCCATGACTTTAAAATATGGTGCCATGCTGTCTATCAAAGATAGGGAAGTTGATCTGTCACGCTATGGTGTTGATAAAAACAACAATGTGTCTGTTCCGAATAATTCAGATTTAGAGGTTTTACTATCCGAAGATAATCTGGATCAAAATGCTTACTTCTTGGCAACAAGAACAACTGATACTGATTCATATGATGCACAAGATGAAATGTTCGCTACATACGTATCATCAGAATTTGATATCAATGGGGAGTATAAGATCTTAGCAGGAGCGCGCCTAGAGGACTCAAATCAAGAACTCACTTATCCAAACAGTAATAATGCTGATAGTGAGTTATCAGCCACTGAAGTGCTACCTGTCTTAAGTGGAACCTGGGTTGCAAATGAGCAATTACAATTTAGGCTAGGTGTTTCTAATACACTTGCGCGTCCAGGATTAACTGAGCTTTCTGAATCTTCTACATATGATCCAGAAACTGATGACGAATTATTTGGCAACCCAGATCTAGAAATATCGAACATTACTAACCTAGACCTAAGAACTGAATATTACTTTTCTGAAGATGAAAATATTTCTGTAGCAGTTTTTAGTAAATCAATAGATAAACCAATTGAAAAATCTGTACCGAATGCTTCAGGTTCATCTGCAGATGGCTTTACATATGTCAATAGTGACTCAGCGGATGTGTTTGGAGTTGAATTAGACTTTAGAAAAAACATCTTTAATGGTGAAGATTGGACTGGATTCTTATCGGGCAATTTCGCTTGGGTTGATTCTGAAGTTGAACTCAATGCGCAATCTAAGCAGTTGGAGGGGCGTGATACCCGTCAGTTACAGGGACAGTCTGAAATTATTGGTAACTTACAGTTGGGGTTTGATCAATTTTCTAATGCACAGAGTATTACGCTTTTAGTGAATTATTTTGACGATCGAATTGATAAAGTAACTCGCAACGTAGATCTTGAGATGGAAAAAGGAAGAACAGTTATTGACCTTGTTCATAGCTGGGATGTCAGTGATACAATGACACTAAAAACTAAATTCAATAATATCACTGATAGCAAAGTTGAATATTCACAAGGTGGTCGAATAATTGAAAGTTATGAAGAGGGTATAGAAGCTTCGGTCGGAATTGACTGGATTTTTTAA
- a CDS encoding tetratricopeptide repeat protein, protein MKFSLITIMLLALLAYGVTSVAPLTVQKTFAAEEEKKKRKVRRAQTMRPMIFKKLDQARQLSDEKQYDEALEYLEDMKDIRRNSYEQAMTWNMVAYVQFNRDNYDGAISAYSKVLETKNLPESLEQTTLYSIAKLYLIKEDYTKAISALNNWFEVVEKPGPEAYILRAQMNYQLENYNQALPDVKKAIAIVQKQGKKPRESWLLVERAVYYQNKDYVSMERSLKDLITWYPKPQYWMQLGAVYNELGKSGKELSVMETAYDQGLFEKESHIVSFAQAMLTQDVPYKAAQVLIKGIKDGVVEENGKNLSLLGDALMIAKEYDEAIKVMTQAAGETQEGKDFYKLAQIHTERQEWKLALENVNKALQDEEFKYEDDALILKGLVQFNLEDLEAAKITFEKAKAFEDVKKSAKQWLGYIDGEQKRREYMASGGLVAP, encoded by the coding sequence ATGAAATTTTCTCTCATTACTATCATGTTGCTGGCTTTGTTGGCCTACGGTGTTACGTCAGTAGCACCCTTAACGGTACAAAAGACCTTTGCAGCAGAAGAAGAAAAGAAAAAGCGAAAAGTACGTCGTGCTCAGACTATGCGCCCAATGATCTTCAAAAAGTTAGATCAAGCTCGACAACTCTCTGACGAAAAACAATACGATGAAGCACTCGAATACCTTGAAGACATGAAAGATATTCGTCGTAACTCGTATGAGCAAGCTATGACTTGGAATATGGTCGCTTACGTGCAATTCAACAGAGATAATTACGACGGTGCAATCTCAGCCTATAGCAAGGTATTAGAGACAAAGAATTTGCCTGAAAGTCTGGAGCAAACAACTTTATACAGCATTGCTAAGCTTTATTTGATTAAAGAGGATTACACTAAAGCAATTAGCGCATTAAATAACTGGTTCGAAGTTGTCGAAAAACCCGGGCCTGAAGCTTATATCTTGCGTGCTCAAATGAACTATCAGCTTGAAAACTACAACCAGGCATTACCCGATGTTAAAAAGGCAATTGCTATTGTTCAAAAGCAAGGGAAGAAACCTCGTGAAAGTTGGTTGCTTGTTGAGCGTGCCGTGTACTATCAAAATAAAGACTATGTTTCTATGGAACGTTCTTTGAAAGATTTGATTACATGGTATCCAAAACCTCAGTATTGGATGCAGCTAGGCGCAGTTTACAATGAGTTAGGTAAATCTGGTAAAGAGTTATCCGTCATGGAAACGGCTTATGACCAAGGTCTTTTCGAGAAGGAAAGTCATATTGTGAGTTTTGCGCAAGCCATGCTGACCCAAGATGTCCCCTATAAGGCGGCTCAAGTGCTAATAAAGGGTATCAAAGATGGTGTTGTCGAAGAGAATGGGAAAAACTTATCTCTATTAGGCGATGCATTGATGATTGCTAAAGAGTATGACGAAGCGATAAAGGTAATGACTCAAGCGGCTGGTGAGACGCAAGAAGGTAAAGACTTTTATAAGCTGGCTCAAATTCATACCGAGAGACAAGAATGGAAACTGGCTCTAGAGAATGTAAATAAAGCGCTACAAGATGAAGAGTTTAAGTATGAAGACGATGCTTTGATTCTAAAAGGTCTTGTTCAATTTAATCTAGAGGATTTAGAAGCGGCTAAGATCACATTTGAAAAGGCAAAAGCTTTCGAGGATGTAAAAAAGTCAGCTAAGCAATGGCTAGGTTACATTGATGGCGAACAAAAACGTCGTGAATATATGGCTTCAGGCGGTCTTGTTGCCCCCTAG